A region from the Gammaproteobacteria bacterium genome encodes:
- the pdsR gene encoding proteobacterial dedicated sortase system response regulator has protein sequence MAKRIAIVEDEPAIRENYADALRKQGYEVEMLGNREQALKAFKRQLPDLVLLDIGLEDEIDGGFEVCRVLRSISKTLPIIFLTARDSDLDAISGLRLGADDYLTKDISIPNLCARISAFFRRVAASQEPPESENILERGPLSLDMNRFAVTWNKSPIDLTLTEFWLVHTLALRPGHVKNREQLMQDAKIVVDDATITSHIKRIRNKFIAVDKSFDCIDTVYGMGYRWVE, from the coding sequence ATGGCCAAACGCATTGCCATTGTAGAAGACGAACCGGCGATTCGCGAAAACTACGCCGATGCCTTGCGCAAACAGGGGTACGAAGTGGAAATGCTGGGCAACCGGGAGCAAGCCTTAAAGGCCTTCAAGCGTCAATTACCGGATTTGGTGCTCTTGGACATCGGTCTGGAAGATGAAATTGATGGCGGTTTCGAGGTATGCCGGGTGCTACGAAGCATTTCCAAAACCTTGCCCATTATTTTTCTCACCGCCAGAGACAGTGATTTAGACGCTATTTCGGGATTACGTTTGGGGGCGGATGATTATTTAACCAAAGATATAAGTATCCCCAATTTGTGTGCTCGTATCTCAGCTTTTTTTCGACGGGTGGCGGCTTCTCAAGAACCGCCGGAGAGCGAAAACATCCTTGAACGGGGACCTTTGTCTCTGGATATGAACCGTTTTGCAGTGACTTGGAATAAAAGTCCCATCGATTTAACTTTAACCGAGTTCTGGTTGGTACATACTTTAGCTTTACGTCCCGGGCATGTGAAAAATCGCGAGCAATTAATGCAGGACGCTAAGATTGTAGTAGATGATGCCACGATCACTTCGCACATTAAACGCATTCGCAACAAATTCATTGCCGTGGATAAATCCTTCGACTGTATCGATACGGTATACGGTATGGGTTATCGTTGGGTTGAATAA
- the pdsS gene encoding proteobacterial dedicated sortase system histidine kinase has protein sequence MGNVWRLFKELLESTINRVYISIRVKLVLVSLSLLAIPFIGYQYVQEMERYLRTDLETALLENARIIGTVLEDYPNIFEHSKPAISNETPASADEADTNVSAVAPAGRNHLFIRSLRSPILLDGYAEDWISYNDRVQRYQDSSGNNDPLSYRFSVGTYQRYLYALLQVKDSHVIYRKANSSAIDANDHIQIALLDQKGRPKRYILSSYTQGNMSVHRVVQHRRDTNLFLESRIGAYWLKTRSGYNVEIRIPLSMLGDRLSFGVADVDDPHSREIISLVGTNHQSTLEQISTISIASAEVENLLSRIKRSNTRIWVVDGDSNILALSGHLTDDDAADSMEEFDEISVGDAVLGIVRLFYRLILRQPAREFQDDLSAVSHLDSREVGFALNGKSTTQWRLTPDERVNILMATAPVSIKGKIVGAVAIEETSNSILLLQNRAIEILTNLSIVTLFVAIVILLGFATRLSIRIRQLRDQTENAIGEDGRILGKLKATKAADELGDLGRSFYDMLNRLAQYNRYLETMAGKLSHEFRTPITVVKSSLDNLELGNLDKQSLAYTERAREGIERLNNILTRMSEATRLEQTLQSEDCSHFDLEKVVSGCVKGYSLAKPSQQYKFRLDKINDKPLQIYGSPDLIAQLLDKLVSNATSFALPDSTIEIALQQYEQGIELSVTNAGPSLPEEMQHTLFESMVSIRDKKGDEPHLGLGLYIVRLIAEFHNAGLQAQNLSDGTGVCFSVLFTPSAS, from the coding sequence ATGGGAAATGTGTGGCGCCTATTTAAAGAATTGCTTGAATCCACAATTAACCGGGTCTATATCAGTATCCGCGTTAAACTGGTATTGGTTTCTCTAAGTTTATTGGCCATCCCGTTTATTGGTTATCAATATGTCCAGGAAATGGAGCGCTATTTGCGCACCGACCTGGAAACGGCCTTGCTGGAGAACGCTCGGATTATTGGGACCGTTTTGGAGGATTATCCCAATATATTCGAGCATTCCAAGCCTGCAATATCCAACGAAACACCTGCTTCTGCGGATGAAGCGGATACCAATGTTAGTGCTGTAGCGCCGGCTGGTCGTAATCATTTATTCATCCGCTCATTGCGCTCCCCTATTCTACTGGATGGTTATGCTGAAGACTGGATCAGTTACAACGACCGTGTTCAACGTTACCAAGACTCCAGCGGCAATAATGATCCTTTAAGCTATCGATTTTCCGTAGGTACGTATCAGCGCTATTTGTATGCCTTGCTACAAGTGAAAGACAGTCACGTCATATACCGTAAAGCCAATAGCAGCGCCATAGACGCCAATGATCATATACAAATTGCCTTATTGGACCAAAAAGGCCGCCCTAAACGTTACATTCTATCCTCATATACCCAAGGAAATATGTCGGTGCATAGAGTTGTGCAACACAGAAGGGATACCAATTTGTTTTTGGAATCTCGCATAGGAGCCTATTGGTTAAAAACCCGGTCCGGATATAATGTGGAAATACGTATTCCATTATCCATGCTCGGTGATCGTTTAAGCTTTGGTGTTGCTGACGTGGACGATCCTCATTCCCGGGAAATCATCAGCCTGGTCGGTACCAACCATCAGAGTACCCTGGAGCAGATAAGTACTATTAGTATCGCCTCGGCAGAGGTGGAAAACCTGCTGTCCCGCATCAAACGCAGTAACACTCGAATTTGGGTAGTGGACGGTGATAGCAATATATTGGCGCTATCAGGTCATTTAACCGACGATGATGCTGCCGATTCAATGGAAGAGTTCGATGAAATCAGTGTGGGAGACGCGGTACTGGGAATTGTCCGCTTGTTTTATCGTCTGATATTGCGCCAACCGGCGCGAGAATTTCAAGACGATTTATCCGCTGTTTCTCACCTGGATAGTCGTGAAGTAGGCTTTGCCTTAAACGGCAAGAGCACCACGCAATGGCGCTTAACTCCTGATGAGAGAGTAAATATATTAATGGCAACCGCTCCGGTGAGCATCAAAGGTAAAATTGTAGGGGCTGTCGCTATTGAAGAAACCAGTAATAGTATTTTGTTATTGCAAAACCGCGCAATTGAAATCCTTACAAATCTAAGCATAGTCACCTTATTTGTCGCCATTGTTATCTTGTTGGGTTTCGCTACACGTCTATCCATACGAATTCGACAACTGCGCGACCAAACGGAAAACGCAATTGGGGAAGACGGACGGATTCTGGGAAAATTGAAAGCCACAAAAGCAGCCGATGAGTTAGGTGATCTTGGCCGAAGTTTTTATGACATGCTCAACCGGCTCGCCCAATACAATCGATATTTGGAAACCATGGCAGGTAAACTGTCGCATGAGTTTCGTACGCCAATCACGGTAGTTAAATCTTCTCTGGACAATCTTGAACTGGGTAACCTGGATAAACAGTCCTTGGCATATACCGAACGTGCCCGCGAAGGCATAGAACGTTTGAACAATATCCTTACCCGAATGAGCGAAGCCACTCGCTTGGAACAAACTCTACAAAGCGAGGATTGCAGTCATTTTGACTTGGAAAAAGTCGTTTCCGGTTGTGTCAAAGGGTACAGTTTGGCCAAACCATCTCAGCAATACAAGTTTAGACTGGACAAAATAAACGACAAACCCTTACAAATTTATGGTTCGCCGGATCTAATTGCCCAACTGTTGGATAAACTGGTGTCCAATGCCACCAGTTTTGCGTTACCTGACAGCACGATTGAAATTGCGTTGCAGCAATACGAACAAGGTATCGAACTAAGCGTCACCAACGCCGGCCCCTCTCTGCCCGAGGAAATGCAACATACTTTGTTTGAATCGATGGTTTCCATTCGAGACAAAAAAGGCGATGAACCTCATTTAGGTTTGGGTCTTTACATTGTCAGGCTCATTGCCGAATTTCATAACGCCGGACTCCAAGCCCAAAATCTCAGTGATGGTACCGGCGTTTGCTTTAGTGTGCTGTTTACGCCGTCAGCATCATAA
- a CDS encoding TonB-dependent receptor — translation MKKAFLLGLPLVVTPVYADTEIDNSLQLPNVTVLATRIPSAQTVTNVTVITREQIESRQATNVLELLRSEAGLHVTQSSRGGHGSLFMRNGDPNYVMIMINGVRMNDPTNNRGGSYDLSRLSLDAVERIEILKGSSSAIYGSDALSGVINIITRSSSGGNGAVVSFGSPDYSEASGQYSLSTATIRSSLKMAFVNETTRTGGNYQGYNQHLDSAWRFGSGLLQLQAHHRNSSAQAFPDDSGGLDYAVLRDLEQNDSEEYALSVNVKQISNLWVHQFQSSWMKQQSQVDSPGIAPGIRNPFGIPANTSDDTIQREYLTWFSSFKSPHLAMSGGLDYVREKAEGQSAFFGAFAFSGSYAENRHNTGVFSELQLNPYETLKLQAGLRLDDPDKGGTVFSPNLGFGLGDKTRLFFNWGKGYKLPSFYALYHPIVGNTSLRPERSHYWELRLSRPFSHGEGQGKGQMELSLFKTDYRDLVDFDAGTMVNRSSVVSEGLELTVNHVYNTKIKNRFNATYNKTVDQNSQEPLLQRPKHKANWDLEYQFSRSLTAHGTMLYVGQILDSSIATNDLWLSSYTRWDTALTWRRDKHLRFIFKIQNLLDRDYQETIGNPAAGRTIRLSITVSDSGL, via the coding sequence ATGAAAAAAGCGTTTCTCTTGGGTCTGCCTCTCGTTGTTACTCCGGTGTATGCTGACACTGAAATAGACAATTCCCTCCAGTTGCCCAATGTGACGGTGTTGGCTACGCGTATTCCCAGTGCACAAACCGTGACCAATGTCACAGTCATAACCCGGGAACAAATAGAATCACGCCAGGCTACCAATGTTTTGGAACTGTTGCGCTCCGAAGCCGGACTTCATGTGACACAAAGTTCTCGCGGGGGGCACGGTTCTTTGTTCATGCGCAATGGCGACCCCAACTATGTGATGATAATGATCAACGGCGTCAGAATGAACGACCCGACCAATAATCGAGGGGGATCCTACGATCTTTCTCGTCTCAGCCTTGACGCTGTCGAACGTATTGAAATTCTCAAAGGCAGTTCATCGGCGATCTATGGCTCCGATGCTTTAAGCGGTGTTATTAACATCATCACGCGCAGTTCCTCGGGGGGCAATGGAGCCGTAGTGAGTTTCGGTTCCCCGGATTACTCGGAAGCCTCAGGGCAGTACTCGCTTAGCACTGCGACGATACGTTCATCACTAAAAATGGCTTTTGTGAACGAAACGACGCGTACGGGAGGTAATTACCAAGGCTACAATCAACACTTAGATAGTGCTTGGCGTTTTGGTTCAGGATTGTTGCAGTTACAAGCTCATCATCGCAATTCCAGCGCGCAAGCCTTTCCGGACGACAGTGGCGGACTGGACTATGCCGTTCTACGGGATCTGGAACAAAACGATTCCGAAGAATACGCTTTGTCGGTAAATGTGAAACAGATCTCAAATCTCTGGGTACATCAATTTCAAAGCAGCTGGATGAAACAACAATCGCAGGTGGATTCTCCCGGGATCGCACCAGGCATTCGAAATCCTTTTGGCATTCCCGCCAACACCAGTGATGACACTATACAACGCGAATATCTTACGTGGTTCAGCAGTTTCAAATCGCCACACTTGGCAATGAGCGGAGGGCTGGATTATGTAAGGGAGAAGGCCGAAGGTCAAAGTGCCTTTTTCGGTGCCTTTGCTTTTTCCGGCAGCTACGCTGAAAATCGCCATAATACCGGAGTGTTTTCCGAACTACAGTTAAATCCCTATGAAACACTCAAACTTCAAGCAGGGTTACGCCTGGATGATCCCGATAAGGGGGGCACAGTGTTTAGTCCCAATCTGGGATTTGGGCTGGGCGACAAAACCCGCTTGTTTTTCAACTGGGGTAAAGGATACAAGCTGCCCAGTTTCTACGCACTTTATCATCCCATAGTCGGTAACACTTCATTGCGGCCGGAACGAAGTCACTATTGGGAATTGCGCTTGTCACGGCCTTTTTCTCACGGAGAAGGGCAAGGAAAGGGGCAAATGGAACTCAGTCTCTTTAAAACCGACTACAGGGATTTGGTGGATTTTGATGCTGGAACCATGGTAAATCGCAGTTCCGTGGTGTCGGAAGGTCTGGAGTTGACAGTGAACCACGTTTACAACACTAAAATAAAAAACCGCTTCAATGCTACGTACAATAAGACTGTTGACCAAAATTCCCAAGAGCCACTACTACAGCGGCCTAAGCACAAGGCGAATTGGGATTTGGAATATCAGTTTTCCCGGTCCCTGACGGCTCATGGGACGATGTTATATGTGGGACAAATTCTGGATTCCTCTATCGCCACCAATGACCTCTGGTTGTCATCGTACACGCGATGGGATACCGCATTGACTTGGCGCAGAGACAAGCACCTGCGTTTTATATTTAAAATTCAAAATTTATTGGACCGGGACTATCAGGAAACTATTGGAAATCCCGCTGCAGGACGAACGATTCGATTGTCCATCACGGTATCGGATTCGGGATTATGA
- a CDS encoding cyclic nucleotide-binding domain-containing protein, with amino-acid sequence MSHHIDLELNRQLSAIKRKKHFGELLTPEDRKFLIDHGLVYQAKSGTILCQQDKVGDDLFIILHGEVEVSENAGEIRKVLGKLSTGELFGEISALFAVPRIATVSAHKPSVILEVARDDFVELLDHTPNLKDLVYERLYERSLETALRTWPSNNIALSQIPMDDLSMLLSCWKPENIN; translated from the coding sequence ATGTCGCACCACATCGATTTAGAGCTGAACCGGCAACTTTCAGCGATTAAGCGGAAAAAACATTTTGGTGAATTATTAACACCGGAAGACCGTAAGTTTTTGATCGACCACGGATTGGTATACCAGGCCAAAAGCGGGACTATATTGTGCCAGCAGGATAAAGTCGGAGACGATTTATTTATTATTCTTCACGGGGAAGTCGAAGTCTCGGAAAACGCCGGCGAAATCCGAAAAGTGCTGGGAAAACTCAGCACCGGGGAACTGTTTGGAGAAATATCGGCTCTGTTTGCCGTGCCAAGAATAGCAACGGTTTCCGCGCATAAGCCCTCGGTCATCCTGGAAGTCGCCCGGGATGATTTTGTGGAATTGTTGGATCATACCCCTAATTTGAAAGATCTGGTGTATGAGCGATTGTATGAGCGATCCCTGGAAACAGCGCTGCGTACATGGCCTTCCAATAACATCGCTCTTTCGCAAATCCCCATGGACGACTTATCCATGTTATTAAGTTGTTGGAAGCCTGAGAATATCAACTGA
- a CDS encoding tannase/feruloyl esterase family alpha/beta hydrolase, with protein MTSMLIRSFLFVFSITLLGILITIGSAYTHFPRLYSLNSQQNPHQRYAFWIGDTGPTGPLFSGAWQYPFICTGMLNGLGQALVDNESRGTAIYPQLGPIPLTMLKPIGYSEACNIPTRVEYFYFNKKEQRFLPLPGKTRQPPHLDHMNLNGKKYPFIIRVERGTINRFLYSIAMPAPFQESLHSPAGLNNSAWNGRLIYKFQGGIGIGRFQGKMSFNKKHALYLAALQRGYAVAYSTGTKTGTHYNLKLAEETAVMLKEHFVATYGKPEYTIGLGASGGGIQQYIMAQNRPGLLDAAIPQASYPDMITQTIFVGDCELLERYFDAQFRNNPDSPWKDWHQRHRVEGLNFSETAVQGKWNNRFSPRPGNNGCIQGWRGSIPLIFNPKWAPGPYAQGLKQSGFPQNLEINWSHWGDLSNIYSEGKNDIVNNSWDNVGVQYGLSALRSKTISISAFLDLNACVGGWKSPKDMVLGDFPWDPSKTREDPWDQRNMSLTSDCLAGKPAPRSHASIDSIKRAFNSGQVFTGRLTIPTIDVRWYLEPVLDKHHSLASFSARARITNPEQRKLHSIWIVECSQIDGRSLQFKCDFDPVSKALDVLEQWFINKQKNPLSTVPELAPEQAVDSCFDSRGDVIYSGNNAWGDIFSKTSPSPCSARFPIYTTPRLEAGDELSGIRFKCALKPVDTALQDNTYAQVRFSPEQIIRLKKIFPEGVCDYTKPGLGNPLDFAELSNLRL; from the coding sequence ATGACCTCAATGTTAATCCGGTCGTTTTTGTTTGTTTTCTCTATCACACTGCTCGGTATCCTGATCACTATAGGCTCTGCCTACACTCATTTTCCGCGGTTATATTCTCTGAACTCACAACAGAATCCGCACCAGAGGTACGCATTTTGGATTGGCGATACCGGTCCCACCGGACCGTTGTTTTCCGGTGCCTGGCAATACCCGTTTATCTGTACCGGCATGCTCAATGGTTTGGGGCAAGCATTGGTGGATAATGAATCCCGAGGCACCGCGATTTATCCGCAATTGGGTCCCATCCCCTTGACTATGCTCAAGCCCATTGGGTATAGCGAAGCATGTAATATCCCTACACGCGTGGAATATTTTTACTTTAATAAGAAAGAGCAGCGTTTCCTGCCATTACCAGGCAAAACCCGACAGCCTCCGCATTTGGATCACATGAACCTGAACGGAAAAAAATACCCGTTTATTATCCGAGTGGAGCGTGGAACCATAAATCGGTTTTTATACAGTATTGCGATGCCGGCCCCTTTTCAGGAGTCATTGCATTCCCCTGCTGGTTTAAATAATTCTGCATGGAACGGCCGACTGATTTATAAGTTTCAAGGGGGTATCGGTATCGGACGGTTCCAGGGAAAAATGAGTTTTAATAAAAAGCACGCCTTATATTTGGCCGCATTGCAAAGAGGTTACGCTGTGGCCTATTCCACGGGGACAAAAACCGGAACTCACTACAATCTGAAGTTGGCGGAAGAAACTGCAGTAATGTTAAAAGAACACTTTGTGGCAACCTATGGTAAACCTGAGTACACCATCGGTTTGGGGGCATCCGGTGGCGGGATACAGCAATACATCATGGCCCAAAATCGTCCCGGCCTGCTGGACGCTGCCATACCACAAGCTTCCTATCCCGATATGATCACCCAAACTATATTTGTGGGGGACTGTGAATTGTTGGAACGCTATTTCGATGCACAATTTCGCAACAACCCCGATAGCCCCTGGAAAGATTGGCACCAACGCCACCGGGTGGAGGGGCTCAATTTCAGTGAAACCGCAGTTCAAGGGAAATGGAACAACCGTTTCAGTCCCCGTCCCGGAAACAACGGATGTATCCAAGGTTGGCGCGGTTCTATTCCTCTCATTTTCAACCCTAAATGGGCCCCTGGCCCCTATGCCCAAGGTTTGAAACAATCCGGATTCCCACAGAATCTGGAGATAAACTGGAGTCATTGGGGAGATTTAAGCAATATCTATTCTGAGGGTAAGAACGACATTGTAAACAACAGTTGGGATAACGTCGGCGTTCAATACGGTTTAAGTGCCTTGCGTTCTAAAACAATTTCAATCTCCGCGTTTTTGGATCTAAACGCCTGTGTGGGTGGTTGGAAATCTCCCAAGGATATGGTTTTAGGTGATTTTCCTTGGGATCCCTCTAAAACTCGGGAAGATCCCTGGGATCAACGAAACATGAGTTTAACCTCCGATTGCCTCGCTGGAAAACCCGCCCCGCGTTCCCATGCCTCCATTGATTCAATAAAAAGGGCTTTTAACTCCGGACAGGTTTTTACCGGCCGGCTTACCATTCCCACCATCGACGTACGCTGGTATCTTGAACCGGTGTTGGACAAACACCACAGCCTGGCCTCTTTTTCTGCCCGTGCCCGAATCACTAATCCGGAGCAGCGAAAACTGCATAGCATTTGGATAGTCGAATGTTCTCAAATTGATGGCCGGTCCCTGCAATTTAAATGCGATTTCGATCCGGTGAGTAAGGCTTTGGATGTGTTAGAACAATGGTTTATCAACAAGCAAAAAAATCCTCTGTCCACGGTGCCTGAGCTGGCTCCCGAGCAAGCAGTGGACAGTTGCTTTGACAGTCGAGGGGATGTGATCTATTCAGGTAATAATGCGTGGGGAGATATTTTTTCCAAAACATCCCCTTCACCTTGCAGTGCCCGCTTCCCTATTTACACCACGCCGCGATTGGAGGCCGGAGATGAGCTGTCCGGAATTCGATTCAAATGCGCCCTCAAACCCGTCGACACTGCCTTGCAGGACAACACCTATGCTCAAGTGCGGTTTTCTCCCGAGCAGATCATTCGCCTGAAGAAAATATTTCCAGAGGGTGTTTGTGACTATACCAAACCCGGTTTGGGTAATCCTTTGGATTTTGCCGAGCTAAGCAACTTGCGTCTATAG
- a CDS encoding PAS domain-containing sensor histidine kinase encodes MATADIKHLCQSTPSQTYDPEILVNKIQSVAKMGMWDWNIEENTLFWSDEYFRLLGLDGETVKPDAEVFISMVHPDDRSALMNSIELSMRKAVSYNIEYRLVLKSGEIKTMREWGETVFDKDEHPIRMVGYMQDISAFKKAHMELELVKQELELLVQQRTSELELENFKLRKSLEQIQFAQYRFVQSEKNTTLNQLVESVSSEVNAPIGVAITATSHLRNKSRHIDYADTEHAQEELVLLSEYVEEFTDLILKNLNRASEFLRRTEKSSSQELPQRFHLQTHLQNIVDNLKPELEGRHYAIDIQCPDDIYQFGAKDSYEQVFKNLIMNSVIHGFEGRIVGNINIVVEKIGKELTFTYRDNGKGISKADVTRLFEPFYTTRRKHGGSGLGMYFVRNLIDRNLSGNIACIPQKIAAGAYFQITVPHRESDPKIVYLQ; translated from the coding sequence ATGGCAACTGCTGACATAAAACATCTATGCCAATCAACACCCAGCCAAACTTACGATCCGGAGATTTTGGTAAACAAGATTCAGTCGGTTGCCAAAATGGGCATGTGGGATTGGAATATTGAGGAAAATACATTGTTCTGGTCTGATGAGTACTTCCGGTTATTGGGGCTGGATGGTGAAACAGTTAAGCCAGACGCCGAGGTGTTCATATCTATGGTTCATCCTGATGACCGATCTGCTTTGATGAACTCCATCGAGTTGAGCATGAGGAAGGCCGTCTCCTACAATATCGAGTATCGGTTGGTTCTCAAATCCGGTGAAATCAAAACGATGCGAGAGTGGGGTGAAACAGTTTTTGACAAGGACGAACACCCGATCCGCATGGTGGGATATATGCAAGATATCAGCGCTTTTAAAAAAGCCCATATGGAACTGGAATTGGTAAAACAGGAATTGGAACTGTTGGTACAACAAAGAACATCTGAGTTGGAATTGGAAAATTTTAAATTGCGAAAGTCCTTGGAACAAATTCAGTTTGCGCAGTATCGATTTGTCCAATCGGAGAAAAATACTACATTAAATCAGTTGGTTGAGTCTGTTTCCAGTGAAGTCAATGCACCCATTGGGGTGGCAATAACGGCGACGTCGCATCTGAGGAATAAGTCCCGGCACATAGATTATGCTGATACAGAACATGCCCAAGAGGAACTGGTGCTACTTAGCGAATATGTGGAGGAATTTACCGACTTGATCCTGAAAAATTTGAACCGTGCATCAGAATTTTTACGTCGCACAGAAAAAAGTTCATCCCAGGAACTACCACAACGATTTCATTTACAAACCCATTTGCAGAACATAGTTGATAATCTCAAACCAGAGCTGGAAGGCAGGCATTACGCTATCGATATTCAGTGTCCCGATGATATATATCAATTTGGCGCAAAAGACAGTTACGAGCAGGTTTTCAAGAACTTAATTATGAATTCCGTTATACACGGATTTGAAGGACGCATCGTAGGCAATATCAATATTGTTGTTGAGAAAATTGGTAAGGAATTAACCTTTACATACCGAGACAACGGTAAGGGAATATCCAAGGCCGATGTTACCCGTTTGTTCGAGCCATTTTACACTACCCGGCGTAAGCATGGCGGCAGTGGTTTGGGTATGTATTTTGTTCGTAACTTAATTGACCGAAATCTGAGTGGCAACATCGCCTGCATTCCACAGAAAATAGCGGCAGGAGCATATTTCCAAATAACCGTACCTCATAGAGAGTCCGACCCTAAAATAGTTTATCTTCAATAG
- a CDS encoding response regulator, whose product MLYQPVVKSPPLQTSPLVFVIEDDRLQAEYVTAILKSADFDVVCFKSATDFLNNHDHIRPACVLSDVVLPDKSGLELQEIMQDRNIHMPLVFMTAHADVSMAKTALKKGALDLLEKPVATLELISIVRKALALASEQQLREQEKESFNTRLECLTKREKQILESLIGGQSNKDLAKNMSLSVRTVETHRANILKKMEVSSFSQILRFFYKYQTQSIIRQ is encoded by the coding sequence ATGTTATACCAACCCGTTGTAAAATCCCCGCCGTTGCAAACATCTCCACTGGTGTTTGTGATAGAGGACGATCGTTTGCAAGCAGAGTATGTGACGGCTATTTTGAAGTCCGCGGATTTTGATGTGGTTTGCTTTAAATCGGCAACGGATTTTCTGAATAACCACGATCATATTCGTCCTGCTTGTGTACTCTCTGATGTTGTGTTGCCCGATAAAAGCGGGTTGGAACTGCAGGAAATCATGCAGGATCGAAATATCCATATGCCCTTGGTTTTTATGACGGCACATGCCGATGTTTCCATGGCCAAAACCGCCCTTAAAAAGGGAGCATTGGATTTACTGGAGAAACCCGTCGCCACACTGGAACTCATCAGCATAGTGCGTAAAGCCCTGGCATTAGCTTCCGAACAACAACTGCGGGAGCAGGAAAAGGAATCCTTCAACACGCGGCTGGAGTGCCTGACCAAACGTGAAAAACAAATATTGGAGTCGTTAATTGGGGGACAGTCCAATAAGGATCTGGCAAAAAACATGAGTTTAAGTGTTCGAACTGTGGAAACACACCGTGCTAATATCCTAAAAAAAATGGAAGTCAGTAGTTTTTCCCAAATTCTGCGTTTTTTTTATAAATATCAGACACAAAGTATAATTCGTCAATAA